A stretch of Cicer arietinum cultivar CDC Frontier isolate Library 1 chromosome 5, Cicar.CDCFrontier_v2.0, whole genome shotgun sequence DNA encodes these proteins:
- the LOC113786567 gene encoding uncharacterized protein isoform X2 yields MNCDSFDPSCPMSMDSLLLPVTQSPPEICDDNRLKSVPDKLSELVLEPYIASDTESEYESESEFVSESESESEVVPEQEQELLPEQDPELVAEQEPESESEPELDPRSDWELIPIEKLTVNDLASRYNDDPSPFCFGCTQFVYKNKAFLKREEDIKKARAEYYKLARGVSVQQRRHLLTHLSNLALEMFNAKNQGSNFVFDELVKAAYSAFPPTYYITFKANDADHPQPSDSPATTFQAQLWNMVARKGPYMVKSCSIKT; encoded by the exons ATGAATTGCGATTCCTTCGATCCTTCTTGCCCAATGTCCATGGATTCACTCTTGCTCCCCGTCACCCAATCACCCCCGGAAATCTGCGATGACAATCGGCTGAAATCGGTGCCGGATAAGCTATCGGAACTGGTACTGGAACCATATATTGCATCGGATACGGAATCCGAATATGAATCCGAATCCGAATTCGTATCCGAATCGGAATCGGAGTCGGAAGTGGTACCGGAACAGGAACAAGAACTGTTACCGGAACAGGATCCAGAACTGGTAGCGGAACAGGAACCGGAATCTGAATCGGAACCGGAATTAGACCCGAGATCGGATTGGGAGTTAATACCAATTGAAAAGTTGACGGTGAATGATTTGGCTAGCCGTTATAACGATGACCCTTCTCCTTTTTGTTTTGGATGTACGCAATTTGTGTATAAGAATAAAGCTTTTCTTAAAAGAGAGGAGGACATAAAAAAAGCCAGGGCTGAGTATTATAAGCTCGCTCGTGGCGTATCTGTAC AACAACGTCGCCACCTTCTTACTCACCTCTCCAATCTTGCTCTGGAAATGTTTAATGCTAAGAATCAG GGTTCAAATTTCGTGTTTGATGAACTTGTCAAGGCAGCCTATAGTGCATTTCCCCCTACTTATTACATTACCTTTAAAGCAAACGATGCTGACCATCCTCAACCTTCCGACAGCCCTGCAACAACTTTCCAGGCCCAACTCTGGAACATGGTGGCTAGAAAGGGTCCGTATATGGTCAAGTCCTGTTCCATTAAAACCTAA
- the LOC113786567 gene encoding uncharacterized protein isoform X1, which translates to MNCDSFDPSCPMSMDSLLLPVTQSPPEICDDNRLKSVPDKLSELVLEPYIASDTESEYESESEFVSESESESEVVPEQEQELLPEQDPELVAEQEPESESEPELDPRSDWELIPIEKLTVNDLASRYNDDPSPFCFGCTQFVYKNKAFLKREEDIKKARAEYYKLARGVSPFDAIPIPPLAFAGRCGCNLPSPVELTEQRRHLLTHLSNLALEMFNAKNQGSNFVFDELVKAAYSAFPPTYYITFKANDADHPQPSDSPATTFQAQLWNMVARKGPYMVKSCSIKT; encoded by the exons ATGAATTGCGATTCCTTCGATCCTTCTTGCCCAATGTCCATGGATTCACTCTTGCTCCCCGTCACCCAATCACCCCCGGAAATCTGCGATGACAATCGGCTGAAATCGGTGCCGGATAAGCTATCGGAACTGGTACTGGAACCATATATTGCATCGGATACGGAATCCGAATATGAATCCGAATCCGAATTCGTATCCGAATCGGAATCGGAGTCGGAAGTGGTACCGGAACAGGAACAAGAACTGTTACCGGAACAGGATCCAGAACTGGTAGCGGAACAGGAACCGGAATCTGAATCGGAACCGGAATTAGACCCGAGATCGGATTGGGAGTTAATACCAATTGAAAAGTTGACGGTGAATGATTTGGCTAGCCGTTATAACGATGACCCTTCTCCTTTTTGTTTTGGATGTACGCAATTTGTGTATAAGAATAAAGCTTTTCTTAAAAGAGAGGAGGACATAAAAAAAGCCAGGGCTGAGTATTATAAGCTCGCTCGTGGCGTATCT CCCTTCGATGCTATTCCTATTCCACCCTTAGCATTTGCTGGTCGTTGTGGCTGTAACTTACCCTCTCCCGTTGAATTAACAGAACAACGTCGCCACCTTCTTACTCACCTCTCCAATCTTGCTCTGGAAATGTTTAATGCTAAGAATCAG GGTTCAAATTTCGTGTTTGATGAACTTGTCAAGGCAGCCTATAGTGCATTTCCCCCTACTTATTACATTACCTTTAAAGCAAACGATGCTGACCATCCTCAACCTTCCGACAGCCCTGCAACAACTTTCCAGGCCCAACTCTGGAACATGGTGGCTAGAAAGGGTCCGTATATGGTCAAGTCCTGTTCCATTAAAACCTAA